Part of the uncultured Cohaesibacter sp. genome is shown below.
ATCTTCAGAACGCCCGTCAGTTTGAATGCAACACGGTTGGCAAGGCTATTGCCCAGAAAGGCGATATAGAGCAGCAGTCCGATCGAGATCAGCGAAACAGCGATCGAGCAGATCAGACGGGTCTTCTCACCCATCAGTTCGGTCAGGAATGCGATAGAAAGGTTCTCGCCATCCCGCTCGGCGCACATTGCTCCGACCATGACAACCCAGATCATGGCAAGGCCGGACGTTTCTTCCATCCACAAAATGGGATCTTCCATCCAGTAGCGCATGAAAACCGAATAGGAAGTTGCCAGGACCAGATAGGCAAGTGGCAGGCCCAGCAGAATCGTGAAGATTCGACGCGTTATAGACATTTGAATTCCGTTTCAAGTCAAGGCGTTGAAAGTGCCTGCCGCAGGGACTGCGACAGGCAGAGGCATTATATCGGAACTTACTTCAGCTGTTCCTGGATTTTGTCGTAAAGACCTTCGCTCCACTCTGGGAACTGAGAGTAGACAGCCATTGCCTTTTCACGGAACGGAGCCACTTCAGGATAGATCACTTCCACACCGGCTTCCTTGAACTTCGCAATGAAGTCTGCTTCGCTTTCAGCGGCCAGCTGCTGGCTGTAGACGCCAGCGTCGTAAGCGGTCTGATGGATCAGTTCCAGATCTTTCGGATCAAGGGTCTTGAAGAAGGCTTCACCACCGATGAACACGGACGTGTTGGTCAGGTAGTTGATCATGGAAAGATACTTGGCTTCTTCCTGGAACTTTGCACCGTAGATAACGGCAAGCGGGTTCTCGACGCCATCGATGATACCCTGGGAAAGAGCCGTGTATGCTTCACCAAGCGGCATCGGGGTCGGCGTACCGCCCATGGCTTCGATAGCCTTGATCTGCATCACGTTGTTCGGGGTACGGATCTTCAGGCCCTTCAGGTCTTCAGGGGTGCGAACCGGTTTGTTGGCGATCAGCTCACGAACACCATAGAGGTAGTTCTTCATGACCAGATGAACGCCTTTTTCGTTCAGTTCCTTTTCCTTTTCCTTGAACCAGTCGCTCTCGTAGATAGCGAAGAGCTTTGCCGGATCTTCGGTCAGGTAAGGGCCAAACAGAATGCCAAGGTCTGGCACGAAGTCAGCAAGGAAGCCGACGTCACTGATGGTGATGACGTTGGAACCGAACATGGCCTGTTCGGTCACGTCCTGCTTGGAACCCAGCTGCGAGCTAGGATACAGCTCAAGCTTGATGGTTCCGTTGCTTTTTGCTTCGAGATCTTTGGCCCATTTGTTGACTACGATGTCAAGCGGTTCGCCCGGGTTGTTTTCGTAGGCAACCTTGATCGTCACGTCAGCCCAAGCAGCGCCAACCATAGTCGTCAAAGCCACTGCGGCCGCCAAAGAGTATTTAAGCAGAGTTTTCATAATCCCTCCCATGTATGGATCTTGAAACCAATAAGGCCCGTCTATGCATGTCTTGCAAAGGATATGGGGGCGAGCCTCCAACCCTCCATTTCATCCCATGATTGACATAAATTGCGCAAGAATGTCAACTTGAATTCCCATTTAATCTGCATGTTTTCCGATATACATCCTATGTTTTGCCGATTTGGTAAAAATCTCACGCAAAAGGCCATGTCAGGGAAAAACACACGAACCAACAGCTCGGTTTCGGGAAAAAGTTGCCCGCAATTTCTGCTTATAAAACTCCGGAAACACGTCTCACAACGAGCAAAAGAAAGAAGCCCGAAACGTTTCAAACTTCGGGCTCCTCAAAATTGACAAGAATGATGGCAAGCCCTGCCTGACATCATCGAATTTCACAGCCCAAATGGCAGTGTCCCGCTTACGCGTTGACCCATTTTGTGAGGTCGTCCAGCGCGAACGAACCCTTGGTCAGGAATTCATAGGCGTCGGCCACGGCGGCAACGAGGGTGTCTGATGCAAGGGACTTGCCCCAGATGCTCTCTTCGGCGAGATAGGCCTTGACCATCGCGGCAACGCCATCGCTGTCCTTCAGTGCACCGATCCTTGCCATGGTCGCAATCACGTCCTCGGCATCACGCGGCGGCAGCTCGGCACTGCCCGCAAAGGCACCGGTGTAGAAGGCAAGCCAGGCGGCCAGCGACAGGCTCATGCAACGCGGTGCCTTGCCGGTAGCAGCCATCGCGCTCTCGAAACGCGGCAGGTTGCGGGTGTGGAACTTGGCCAGACCGTTGAGCGAGATGTCGTACCAGCGATGCACGATGAACGGATTGGCAAAGCGGCGCAGAACCTCGGCACTGAACTCGTTGAGCTCTTCGCGTGGCAGCGACAGATAGGGGATGATTTCCGTTTCCAGCATGGTGTTGAGGAAGCCGCGAGCCGCCTCGTTATCCATCGCCTCTTTCACGGAAACCGTACCGGACAGCAGCGCCAGCGGGCAAAGGCCGGTGTGTGCACCGTTGAGGATCGCCACCTTGCGTTCCTTGTAGCCGTCAGCGTTGGGAACGATCACCGTACCGGCATCCTTTTCTGCCATCGGCAGGCACAGATCTGGCTTGCCTTCCCGCTGTTCGATGACAAGGAAGTGGAACAGCTCGCCGGTCACCATCAGTGGATCGAGATAGCCCAGTTCCTTCTCGATGTCGGCGGCCTCGTCGCGCGGATAGCCCGGCACGATGCGATCAACCAGCGTGTTGTAGAAGGCGTTCTTCGTCTCCAGCCAGGTGATGAACTCGGCCCCGAGATTCCAGTCCTCAGCATGCTTGTGAACGCATTTTTCCAGCTCGTCAGCATTGTGATCGATCAACTCGCACGGCAGGAAGTGGAAGCCGGGGGCTTCGCTCTTGCCGCAGGAATTGAAGCGCTCGAGCAGCAGACGGGTTACCTTGGCCGGATAGGAAGCCGGAGGGGTGTCGGTTGCCTTGCAGTCGGCATTGTAGACAATACCGGCTTCGGTGGTGTTGGAGATGAAGGCAACAAAATCGGTGTTGCGGGCCAGAGCAAGAACCTCGTCCCACTGCTTGACCGCATTGAGCTCGCGACGCACGGCAGAAATCAGGCGGGCATCGGAAACAGCCTCGCCATCCGGGCCAACGCCACGGGACAGCACCGTATAGACACCATCGCTGTCATTGAGCGAAATCGGCACGCCGCCATCGATCGGGCGCACGATGACCACGCCATAGTCGGACCCGCAGTCTTCATTCATACGGTCGATCTTCCAGTCCATGAAGGCCCTGAGGAAGTTGCCTTCACCAAACTGGATGATGCGTTCGGTCGGACGGGCCCGCCCGCCAAGATTGCTCTCATTCACGCGTTGCATAATCGCTATCCTTGTAAAACCTGTATTTGATAATCTTTCCGGAAGCCGGAAGGCGCGGCACATGAAAGGCCGCGTCGCATGATCCGGGGCTGATGGCGCGGAGATCACCTCACCGCGCCGACTGATCAGACCCAGCAAGCGCGGTAATTACATCACCGCACCGATGTGCCATGGAATGAACTCGTTGTTGCCAAGTCCCAGCTCTTCCGACTTGGTCTTCTCGCCAGAGGCAACCTTCAGGATGAGCTCGAGAATTTCGGCACCCTTGTCTTCGAGGCTGACGCCTGCCGACAGAATGTCACCACAGTTGATATCCATGTCATCCGGCATGGTTTCAAACAGCGTGTCATTCGAGGCCACCTTGATGGTCGGAGCCGGCTTGGAGCCATAGGCAGAACCGCGACCGGTGGTGAAGATGATCATGTGAGCGCCGCCAGCAATCTGGCCCGTGCCACAAACAGGATCATAGCCTGGCGTGTCCATGAAGAC
Proteins encoded:
- a CDS encoding TRAP transporter small permease — protein: MSITRRIFTILLGLPLAYLVLATSYSVFMRYWMEDPILWMEETSGLAMIWVVMVGAMCAERDGENLSIAFLTELMGEKTRLICSIAVSLISIGLLLYIAFLGNSLANRVAFKLTGVLKISWYWIDIAVPVGMVGAAVFVAINMVKKIRGLDQQEHNNEGEAA
- a CDS encoding C4-dicarboxylate TRAP transporter substrate-binding protein, whose protein sequence is MKTLLKYSLAAAVALTTMVGAAWADVTIKVAYENNPGEPLDIVVNKWAKDLEAKSNGTIKLELYPSSQLGSKQDVTEQAMFGSNVITISDVGFLADFVPDLGILFGPYLTEDPAKLFAIYESDWFKEKEKELNEKGVHLVMKNYLYGVRELIANKPVRTPEDLKGLKIRTPNNVMQIKAIEAMGGTPTPMPLGEAYTALSQGIIDGVENPLAVIYGAKFQEEAKYLSMINYLTNTSVFIGGEAFFKTLDPKDLELIHQTAYDAGVYSQQLAAESEADFIAKFKEAGVEVIYPEVAPFREKAMAVYSQFPEWSEGLYDKIQEQLK
- a CDS encoding tagaturonate reductase; this encodes MQRVNESNLGGRARPTERIIQFGEGNFLRAFMDWKIDRMNEDCGSDYGVVIVRPIDGGVPISLNDSDGVYTVLSRGVGPDGEAVSDARLISAVRRELNAVKQWDEVLALARNTDFVAFISNTTEAGIVYNADCKATDTPPASYPAKVTRLLLERFNSCGKSEAPGFHFLPCELIDHNADELEKCVHKHAEDWNLGAEFITWLETKNAFYNTLVDRIVPGYPRDEAADIEKELGYLDPLMVTGELFHFLVIEQREGKPDLCLPMAEKDAGTVIVPNADGYKERKVAILNGAHTGLCPLALLSGTVSVKEAMDNEAARGFLNTMLETEIIPYLSLPREELNEFSAEVLRRFANPFIVHRWYDISLNGLAKFHTRNLPRFESAMAATGKAPRCMSLSLAAWLAFYTGAFAGSAELPPRDAEDVIATMARIGALKDSDGVAAMVKAYLAEESIWGKSLASDTLVAAVADAYEFLTKGSFALDDLTKWVNA